From Rhodopseudomonas palustris:
AAAGCGGTGGGCGTGTTGTTCGCAGAGGACGGAAAGCTGCGCGGGGGTAGCTCGGCCTTCGCCTTCATCGGATCCTACGAACAGGACGGCGGCTCGATCCGCGGCGAGGTCATGAGTCGCCGCCATACCAGCGATCCCAATTTTCCTTCCGTGTTCGGCGTCGACGAAGTCCGCGTCGATTTCTACGGCTCGTCGATCGGCGATTTCGCGCAAGTCGAAGGCGTCGCCGCGGAAGCGCCGACGCTGGGCTTCAAGGCGGTGTTGACGCGGATCTGCGATTGACCGGCGCGCTGCCGGGACGAGCCGACCTACTGCCGGGCCGGAACGGGCCGGCCTTCGATCTTCGGCAGCGCCGCGGCCGAGGCGGTGGCCTTGCCGGTGGCGCGGCGCGCCAGTTCGACGGTCAGTTTCTCGGCGGCTTCCGGAGTCATCAGCCCCATAATATCGGACATCTTGCGTGGCGCGATCTGCGACGCGATCTCGATCAGCACCGGCATTTCCAGCCGGTCGAAGATCTTGGCGGCGTCCTTCGGCTTCATCGCCTCGTACATCGTGATGATGCCCTTGAAGCGCGCGGCGTCGGCCTCCGACTTCTGCTCGGTCGCCTTGCCGATCTGGCCCTCGGTCGCCTTCATTTCCTCGACGCGGGCCTCGATCCGCTTCTCCGCGGCCTTCAGCAGGCTCTCGCGGATTTCGACTTCGCGCGCCCGCGCATCGAGCTCCTGCCGCCGTGCCTGCAGCCGTTCCAGGAGCGCACGCTCCGAGGGAGAAATCCCCGGCGGCTGTTCGACCGGCTGATCGACGAGCTTGACCTCCTCCGGGGCGGACACCTCCGGCTTGGCCTCCTCTTTCTTCGGCGCCGGCACCGAGCCGGTGATATCGGACGCGAGTTCGGGATCCACTGGTTTGACGTTGCCGCCCGGGAAGTTGAAGTTGGACTGCGCCCATGACGGCTTGGTCGCGTTCGGATCGTAGTCGAACACGTAGCCGCCATCGAGCAACAGACCGGCAATCTTCAGCACGGCGAGGCCGGCGATGGCCACCAGCACCACCGGAAGGATGCGGATGTCCCGAAAGGCGTTCATGCAGCCAGGCCGCTGTGTCGTCGTCGCTCGGCGAAGGCTTCCGCCGCCGCCGCATTAGCGCGCGCCGCCGACATCACCGGCTCGTCGGTCTGCTCCGACGACGGCCGCGCCGCAGCGACGATCTTCGACAGCCGGCGCAGCACGTTGTCGCCCTCGGCGAGCTGCTTCTTGAGATGTTCGGACAGCGCCGTCGCCGACGCGATGTCGCGGCCGAGATGCTCGTTGACCTCGCGCACGGTGAGCTTGAGCCCGCCGATCGCGCGTTCGGCGATTTCGGTGACGGTGATCAGTTCGCCGATCGTCGCCTTCAACGATTGTTCGTCGGCCCTGAGCCGCAGCAGCCGCTTGTTGAGCAGCCAGCAATAGCCGATCGTCAGCATCAGCAGCACAGCGACCAGGCTTTCGATGACCAGTCCGAGAGTATGGCTCATTGTGCC
This genomic window contains:
- a CDS encoding flagellar protein FlbB, encoding MNAFRDIRILPVVLVAIAGLAVLKIAGLLLDGGYVFDYDPNATKPSWAQSNFNFPGGNVKPVDPELASDITGSVPAPKKEEAKPEVSAPEEVKLVDQPVEQPPGISPSERALLERLQARRQELDARAREVEIRESLLKAAEKRIEARVEEMKATEGQIGKATEQKSEADAARFKGIITMYEAMKPKDAAKIFDRLEMPVLIEIASQIAPRKMSDIMGLMTPEAAEKLTVELARRATGKATASAAALPKIEGRPVPARQ
- a CDS encoding DUF6468 domain-containing protein — translated: MSHTLGLVIESLVAVLLMLTIGYCWLLNKRLLRLRADEQSLKATIGELITVTEIAERAIGGLKLTVREVNEHLGRDIASATALSEHLKKQLAEGDNVLRRLSKIVAAARPSSEQTDEPVMSAARANAAAAEAFAERRRHSGLAA
- a CDS encoding GrlR family regulatory protein — translated: MLLKGLYKVEFETPRRKAVGVLFAEDGKLRGGSSAFAFIGSYEQDGGSIRGEVMSRRHTSDPNFPSVFGVDEVRVDFYGSSIGDFAQVEGVAAEAPTLGFKAVLTRICD